The genomic region AGAGTGCCTAAGTTTCGCCATTACGACTCGCATTATAGCATATAATATACTATAGTTCATTGCCCTTTAATTCCTTGAAATTGATTCAAAATAAATAAAAGACCCGGAACAGACCACAGTTCTAAAATAAATATTTTTCATACAGGTTTTCATCATTTGAGTATCCGTGCATTGGAACTCCGATTGTTTGAATTGACACTGCTGTGCATCGTCAACCTCACAAATCGAATACTGGCTTGTATTACTTCACATTACCGGTGCAGTTCGTATAGTAGCATATTTTAATATCTTAGTACACTGTATGGGTCCAAAGGCCCTACCCCATACTCTATAAATGGTAAGATATATGTGATTTCAGCATTCCATGGGAGGGAAGGTTACTATGATATTAAGTGTGAGCAGACGGACAGATATTCCTGCATTCTATGGAGAATGGTTCATAAACCGCCTGACAACAGCTGAAGTAATGGTTCGCAATCCTATGAATGCCAGACAAGTCACGGTTATTCCATTGTCACCTGAGAATGTGGACTGTATCGTCTTCTGGACCAAGAATCCCTCAGATTTTCTTCAATATTTGGATCAAATCGATTCCCTGGGGTACAAATACTATTTCTTATTCACCCTCAATTCCTATGACAAGGGAATCGAAGAGAATGTGGATTACAAAAAGAAGATCATCCAGACCTTTCAACAACTCTCAAACAGAATCGGACCTGAAAGAGTGATCTGGCGATATGATCCCATCATCCTCAGTTCCCGATATGATCTGGCCTATCATTCAAAGGGATATGAGTATCTGGCGAAGACCCTGGCAGGGTATACTCAGGAATGTGTCATCAGTTTTCTGGATCAGTATAAAAAAATCGAAAGTAATATGAGACGTCTGGATGTCATGACCCCCGAGTTCTCTGACATAGAAATCATAGCCGATAGACTAAGCTCCATTTCCCGTCAATATGGTATGAGGATGTCCAGCTGTGCTCATAAATTTGATTTATCCCGGTACAATATATCTCATAGCAAATGCATCGATGATGATCTTATTGAAAAAGTCACCGGCAGAAAGATAAGAGTGAAGAAAGACCCTTCCCAGCGGGAGGTATGCGGCTGTGTGGAAAGCCGGGACATCGGATCATACAATACATGTCAGCATTTTTGCCGGTACTGTTATGCAAACTGCGGTAGAGACGCCGTGAGAAAGAATATTGAACAGTATGATCCCCACTCTCCCCTCTTATGTGACAGATTGAAGGGAGATGAAGTGATTTCAAAATATAGGAAATCAAAGTCACTTATCGTGGAAAATGAAAATCAGCAGGAGCTTATGTGAAAGCCTTTAGAAACAGAATCACCATAGTAAACAATAATGATTTTTTTTGCCGTAATTTCCTCTTCGAACCAGTACTGATGATAGAAAGATGTCCACTAATAATATTATTGTTATATACAGCTTTATATGGCAAGTTATATTTGATTGCTGTTGTTCTCAATGCCTCCTGGTGGGAGGCAAGACTTTAAGGACTTGAAAAGTTGAATACCAAAGGGAGAAGATGCGATGGAAAAGATACGCTTTGCAATAGTGGGCTCGGGTTGGCGGTCAAAGTTTTTTTTACGGATTGCTGCCGCCCATCAGGATCAGTTTGAAGTCTGTTCCATGCTGGTCAGATCAGAAGAGAAAAAGCGGCTATTCCGGGAAGACT from Oceanispirochaeta sp. harbors:
- a CDS encoding DUF1848 domain-containing protein; protein product: MILSVSRRTDIPAFYGEWFINRLTTAEVMVRNPMNARQVTVIPLSPENVDCIVFWTKNPSDFLQYLDQIDSLGYKYYFLFTLNSYDKGIEENVDYKKKIIQTFQQLSNRIGPERVIWRYDPIILSSRYDLAYHSKGYEYLAKTLAGYTQECVISFLDQYKKIESNMRRLDVMTPEFSDIEIIADRLSSISRQYGMRMSSCAHKFDLSRYNISHSKCIDDDLIEKVTGRKIRVKKDPSQREVCGCVESRDIGSYNTCQHFCRYCYANCGRDAVRKNIEQYDPHSPLLCDRLKGDEVISKYRKSKSLIVENENQQELM